The sequence GCGTTGGCCGGTCAAGGCCCGCCAAGGCGCTCAGCGTCGTCGATTTTCCGCAACCGGACGGCCCCAAAAGGGTGAGAAACTCACCACTTTGAACATCAAAGGAAACATCGTCGAGCGCGACGAACGCCCCATATCTGCGGCACAAATTACGAACTTTTACATCAGTCATGAAGCTTTACTCCGAACAAGCGTGAAGCGACCGTGATCAACGCTCCGGTGAGAAGAATTTGAAGCACTGCCAGCGCCGCAACGGGGCCGGTCTGCCCCTGAATCCACAAGCTGAGCATTGTGGTGCCGATAACTTCGCTGCCAGGCGACATGAGGAACACAGCCGCCGAATATTCCTTGACAATCAGGATCATCAACAAAACGAAACACGACAAAAGCGCCTGCTTTTGCAGAGGCAGAACAATGCGCGCCATCGTTCGTGTCCACCCCGCGCCTGCAGCCTTTGCCGCCCGGTCGAAATCCGTGGTGATCTGAAACAGGGCTGGCAGCACAATGCCATAACCCGCACTCATGAACCGGATCAGATAGGCGAGCAGCAATAACCAGATAGTATTGCGCATCCAGCTCAGCATCGGCACATAAACCGATGCATAAAACACCCCGAGTCCCACAATCAAACCGGGCAGGACTCTGGGCATCTGGGCCAATCCGTCGACGAACCGCCGCAGCGGGAAGTTTGATCGCTGCGCCACCAGCGCCACAGCCGCGATCAGAGCCGTGCCTAATCCGGCGCCGACCAAGGCCAGAATAATCGTGTTGATGATCGATCTTTTGTAAACCTCGACAGTGAGAATATCAGCGTAGTTCTGCAATGTGACCACGTCGAAGAACGGCACATAAGGCGAAAGCAAGAAGGCGAACGACCGCAAAAATACAGCGCCGAGCAAAAACAGGATGGCAAAAATAACGTAGGTCCACACCAGCCCAAATGCAGGCCATTTCCACACACCTAGCTCCAAGGGCTTGGCACCGCCAACGCGCGATCCTATGCTGACGAACCGGTATTCCCGCTGTAAAACGAGCCGCTGCAGACCGAACAGGATCGCCACCAGACCGATCATCGACACAGCAAGGGCGGACACCAGCCCGTATTCGGGAATGCCAGAGGTTTCAAACGCCTTTTCATAAATCAGCGTGGTCATCAGCTTAATGTTCGCAGGCCCGCCAATGATCAGCGGTATCGAAAGCGTTTCAAGCGCATGCACCACATTCATGATCAGCGCAAAGACCAGTGCGGGGCGCATCAGGGGCAACGTCACCTTGGTCAAAATACGCCAAGGCTTGGCACCAGCCATACGCGCGGCGGCATCATGATTTGGATCCTGCTGGCGCGCCGCCACAATGCAGTACAGAGTCGTAACCGGTGCACTGGCTATAGCTGTGATCACCGCCATGCCGACAACCGTATATAAATCCCACACCGGAAGCCCAAGGAAGTCGCGGACGAAGATCGTCACAATTCCCGAGGGACCATACGAAAGGATCGCGCCAAACCCGATAACCTGCGGCGACAAAAACAGCGGCCAAAGCAAGATCGCCGTAAGCGGTGCTTTGCCTGGCAAATCCGTGCGCCCCAGCAAAATAGCAAAGCACGTGCCCAAAAGCATGGACAACACGACGACAATCACGGTGAAAACAAGGGTCGTCCCATAGGTTCTGACAACCTCGGGGTCAGTGAAAATTCTCGACAGATTGGTGAGTGTGAAGACGGCATCAGGATAATAAAGCGGCTTATCCAGAAAAAGCTGAACAAATGCAGGTGCCATTGCGACCCCAATA is a genomic window of Martelella sp. NC20 containing:
- a CDS encoding ABC transporter permease: MSNSTEDMMSAVPSGGILNGTGAWLQATIAVLAFVLIGVAMAPAFVQLFLDKPLYYPDAVFTLTNLSRIFTDPEVVRTYGTTLVFTVIVVVLSMLLGTCFAILLGRTDLPGKAPLTAILLWPLFLSPQVIGFGAILSYGPSGIVTIFVRDFLGLPVWDLYTVVGMAVITAIASAPVTTLYCIVAARQQDPNHDAAARMAGAKPWRILTKVTLPLMRPALVFALIMNVVHALETLSIPLIIGGPANIKLMTTLIYEKAFETSGIPEYGLVSALAVSMIGLVAILFGLQRLVLQREYRFVSIGSRVGGAKPLELGVWKWPAFGLVWTYVIFAILFLLGAVFLRSFAFLLSPYVPFFDVVTLQNYADILTVEVYKRSIINTIILALVGAGLGTALIAAVALVAQRSNFPLRRFVDGLAQMPRVLPGLIVGLGVFYASVYVPMLSWMRNTIWLLLLAYLIRFMSAGYGIVLPALFQITTDFDRAAKAAGAGWTRTMARIVLPLQKQALLSCFVLLMILIVKEYSAAVFLMSPGSEVIGTTMLSLWIQGQTGPVAALAVLQILLTGALITVASRLFGVKLHD